The Spirosoma sp. SC4-14 DNA window CGCCGGTAGCAGGCTGCCGATTTATCGGAATAGTAATAAATGGGACCATGATTGAGCAGCCGTAGCCATAAATCCAGATCCATGCAGTAGTGGATCGTTTCGTCGACGTAGTTGACCGCCCGAATCAGCTCGGTTGGGTAAAACGAGCCCGGCTGCATTACATCATAATTTTTGTTCAGCAGATGCGCTTTGTTGGGTATGGCGACCTGACGGGTTTCGATAAAATTGCCCTGCCCGTCGATCCAGTCGACCCGGCTCCCGTAGTAAATAGAACCGCCCGGATGTTGCTGGTAGAGCGTTACTATTCGTTCAACGCAGTCGGGATAGAGCAGGTCGTCGGAGTTGATCCAGCCCACGAGTTCACCCGTTGCCGCCCGAAACCCTTTGTTAATGGCATCCGACTGGCCACGGTCTTTTTCATGAATAACAACATCAATTTTGTTGCAGTACTTATCGACAATGGCCATTGTGTTGTCGGTTGAGTTGCCATCGACGATGATGTATTCAATGTTCGGGTAGGTTTGATTCAGCACCGACCGGATGGTTGCTTCGATAAACTGCCCCTGATTGTACGATGGCGTAACAACAGAGACTTTGGGCATAGCAGGCGCGGTCATATCGGTAAGGTTTCTAGTTGTGAGTAGCTTGTTGACGGTATAGACGAGCGGAGCATGGGTGGCTGATCGCCTGCTGTTTTGGCGGCTTTTGTTGTCAGAACGGCAATGAACAACACCAGTACCCGGAACGGAATCAGAATCATTTCAACCCCAAGCATCGACGCCAGCAGTGCCTCTGTAACCCACAAAAGCCCGGCAACGCTGTACATAGTGGCCCGGTTTTTATAGAAATGACGGATTAGCATCACCAATACAGTTGTGTAGAAGATTGCTCCCACAATACCTACCTGTAGCATCAGCATCGACCATGGAATATCGCCGGTTTCAATTTGGGCCACCCGGTCGTATCGCTCCTGAAAAATGCCGACCTGAAACGGGAGTTTATTAGCCTGTTTGGTGTCTTCGCCCAGCAAGCCAATGCCAAACAGCCAGCCTGCCGGTAAGGTGGTGATATACTGGAACCGTTCGAGCAGGTGCGCCAGGCGGAACGTAAGTGTGTTGTCGCTGTAGTCCATCTGACTGAGTACCATCGGGCCCGACAATGTGCGGCCTAAATCCGTAAATGCCTCATCGATCCGATACCGTACCACATCGACCAGCGAAGCCAGGTAGGCCACCACCCCAATGGCGCCCAGATACATTGTCCGTTTGTTGCGTTGCGCAATCAGAACATACAGCACAATCACGAAGAAAAGCGTGATGATGTAAGAGCGGTGCATGGGAGCTACCACCGTCAGGAGTAGAATGGTAATAACACCGGCCTGCATCCATTTCGACTGAAACTGGTGCACAAACAGATAATAGAAGAAGATCGGGGTCAGGTAAACGGGTGTATTGTAGAACCGGGTGAAATTGAAGCCTTCGATGTCGTGTGTAATGGCTTCACTACCTGCAGCCTGAGCCGCCAGCAGCGATTCTTTCAGCGGAATCTGGATCAGGAAAATAACACACAACCCAACCGTAATGGCAGCGATGGTGCGCAGCACCTGAATCAGGACCTGCGTAGGAACCATAAAAAAGACCCCGAAGCTGAGCAGGAACAGATTGGCCCGCAGAACCTTGATGACCCCGCCGAAGCTATAGTCCAGCACCACGCAGCTATAAAAAGCATCGATGAGCACAAAACCGAAATAGGCTGCAACCCATTTGAAAATAGGTTGCTTTTTGATGACGTGCAGCACAATATCGAAGCGATACAGCAGCAGAACGATGATATACAGCAGGGCTAAGTCGGTCAGCTTATCGATAGGCGAAGCCGCCAGCAAAATCGACGAAGGAATCACCTGAAAACCGTTGGCTATCAGTCCAAAAAATATGAGCAGCGAATAATAGTACTGCTTGTAAAGGAATTGATAAATGGCCAACCCAGTTAATGCAAGTCCAAGCATAACACGTTCGGTTTAAAGTGAGTACACGGGTTGAATGGCTTCGACCGGTAGAACCGCCGATACATTCCGGATAAAACGGGCTGGGTTGCCAGCCCAGATCTGATCGGCCGGAATGCTGCGCGTCACCACCGATCCGGCCCCTATAATGGCGCGCTCGCCAATGGTTACGCCTTTCAGCACAATGGAGTTGGCCCCGATAAAGGCATCGGCCCCAATCTGAATGCTTGCTTTCCGAAATCCTTCCAGTTGAATCCGGCGCAACTGATAGTCGAGCGGGTGAAAGTCGTTGTCCCACAGGCAGGTATTACCGCCCAGATTGCAATACGGTCCAATTGTGATGGAATCAGCTACGTTGATGGATGTTCCCGAAAACCCACAGTCGTGATCGATGTAGAGGCTGGCACCGTTGGCAACCGAAATGATCACGGGGTTATAGAGGCCGATGGCATTGTGTTTCGTTGCCGATCGGAACACAACATTATCGCCAATAACGACTTTGGCCCCTGGTGCTACTTTCCAGACCAGACGACCGTATAGCTGTATGTTTTTTCCAAGCGTTACGTTCGGATAAAACAGTTTAATACGTTGGTAGAACAGTGCATTTTGTATGGCCTGCCAACTGGTGCGAATCAGATTGAGTACCCGGCGAATCAACTGGATCATGGTCTGTTCAGAATAGCTTGTGGGGTCAGTGCTCTGTAATTCTCTTTTACCCGGAGCAAGTCCTGCATGGTAGATCCGAAATACTTTCGCTGCGAAACCATGGTTGTCAGCATGGTAGCATCCATCAGCAGAATAATGTATTTCTCCCGAATGGTTGTGGGAGCGGTCAGGCGACGCAGTGTGTAGTAAATCCGGCGCAGAAAATGATACGTCCAGCTTCGTTCGTTGGTCCGTTCGGCCAGGGCATAGTAGGGCTGGAGCACTCCGTTGCCTTTGCCAAACTGCCGAAACATCCGGGTGATATACGACCACTGAAGGCGACCTTCGGGCAGGTAATGCTCGAATTCCAGATAAGGGCTATACCACAGTTGATAACCCAGAATTTTGATCAGCGTCGTCAGTTCGCCATCGTCGCCAGCCGACAACGATTTGCCCGATCGGCCACTGAGCCGGGTCTGGAAGCCCGAATCCAGGACGCGCAGAATAACCGACCGACGGACAACCAGACCGGCCCCATAGAGAGTATTGCCAATGACCTGGCCTTCGGCGCGTCCTTGTGGGCCAAGTGCATAGCCGTGGACACAACCGTCGAAGAAGGTCGGTTTTTCGCCACCAAAAACGGGTGCACCCCTACCTCCGCAGGCCCCAATCAGGTCATTCGATTCCATGATCCGGTAGCTGTCGGTAATGTAGCTGTTGCAGAGCCAGTTGTCGTCGTCGCAGAAGATCAGGTATTCATACCGTGCTTCCCGAACGCCGGTCATGCGTGCATGGATGAGGCCCTGGTTGGGTTCGTTAACTACCCGAAGCGGAATATCGGTCAGATACGAATCCCACAATTGGTGAGCTGCCTGAGCCGTGTTATCGCTGGAGTTATTATCAACCAGAACAACTTCCCAGTTCAGATCGGTCGGTACACGCTGGTTGCGCAGATGCCCGAGTGTTTCTGGCAGCCGGCTAGCGCTGTTATAGCAGCAAATGACAACCGAAACGCCTTTTTTCATAGTGCTAAAAAATTACGAATGCCCGAATGGATAGACTTAGCCTTGCAGTAGCAGCGCCCGAAGGGCAATCTTGCCGCTGGGACGCAGTGGTTTATGGAAAAAACTGCTCAGCACAGTTACGTATATCTGCGTAATCAGCACAGCGACTGCCGCACCATAAGCCCCGTATCGTGGAATAAGCAGAAAGTTGAGGCCAATATTGATGACCGAACCAATGAGGGTGATGCGCAGAAACAGATGCGAGAGATTGAGCGTATACACATAAGCATTGCGCGCAACTCCAATAGCAACAAACAGCAGGGTGATAATGAGCAACAGACTCACATCGGCGCTGGCTTCGAAGCGGTTTCCGAGAAAAAACACGATGAATGGTTTGATAAACAGCACAAACCCCGCAATCAGCACATAGGCTACACCAATCATAATCCGATGTACGTGCGCCAGCGTTTTCAGGAAATCTTCCTGACTGTTCTGATGCGCCTTCACAATTTTTGGCAGAAACGACGACTGGATGATGACCGGAATGAAATAAACTGCATCGACAAACCGGTTGGCGGTGGCATAGATACCGCTCTCAAAATCACCGGCCATGTCGCGAACCAGAATCTGATCGACCCGCATATAGAGCCAGATGGCCATGTTCGATACGGCCAGTGGCCAGCTATCGCGCAGGAGCAACCGGGCAAAATTGCGGTCGAAACGCAACCCGTTCACTAACTGCTCCTTAACGGCAAGGTAGAGCAGGCTTATGGCCGTAACCACACTTTCGGTCAGGGTAGCCAACCCATACAGAAACAGGTTTTTGGATAAGGTAGCTACCGTAATTTTGGCCGCGCTGGTCGATAAAGACCCCATGTTGGTTGCACCAACTGCCTTTTTCGATTGTAGCTGCGCATCGAAATAAAACGAGAAAACCGTGAGCGGCACCACCAGAATCGATACTCCCAGCAAGGCTACTAACTGATGCGAAAAATCGTCGCCAGGGCGTAGTAAATACACGACCCCAATAACAAGCACATAAGCAATCAGACTGAGTCCGGCCATAAGACCAGCGGCTGTTCCGACAATGATTTGTCGGTTGTCGTTGTTTTTGGCCAGTTCCCGAATAACAATTTCCCGCAGGCCAAAGCCTACTAAAGTTGTAAAGAAGGACGAAAGCGCGTAGCAATAGGTAAAGACTCCGTAGCGTTCGGGACCCAGTCGATTGATTGTGTAAATACCGACGGCAAAAATCAGGATATAGTTAATAAGCTTACCCTGAAGCAGCCAGCCGATATTTTTCAAAATCGTGGCGGTTTCCGCGTTGTTGATGTCCAGACGCTGGGCCAGACCATTTTTGACTTTTCGCTGGATGCTCTTAATCATAGGTTCGAATCAGTGCGCCTTTTCGTCGCCTTTAATCATTTTGTGAGCCGTCCAGAAACAGATTTTCAGATCCAGCGGTAAAGACTGTTTGCAGATGTAGAAGTGATCGTATTTCACCCGATGCTGCATATCGATAATTTTTGCGGTTTCGCCCCGGCAACCGCGCGACTGGGCCAGCCCCGTTATGCCGGGTTTTACGGCATAACGGCCCGGATACCCCGGTAAGGTTTTCCAGTGCTGGGCGTCGAGCTGAATGGGGTGAGGTCGCGGCCCCACAATACTCATATGGCCCAGCAGCACGTTGAACACCTGCGGCAACTCGTCGAGATTCGACTTACGCAGAAAACGACCAATGCGCGTTACCCGATGATCGTTTTTACTGGCTTGTCGAAACTGGGCATTGCGTTCGTACGACATGGTTCTGAACTTCAGACAGCGAAATGGCCGACCGTTTCGCCCGGTGCGCAATTGCATGAACAGGATAGGACCCGGCGACGTGATTCGGATCAATAAACCGATAATGGGAACCAGCCAGATAAGCAGGGTAATTGTAACCAGACTCGCAACAAGAATGTCGAACAGGCGTTTTCCCCATTTGTATCTGCGGCTTGATTTGATTGTAACATTCTTTCCCGCTGGTAACGATTCATTGATAATTGCCGGATCATTGAGTGACGACAAAGAAAGATCAAGCATATGAATGGGCAGGTTAGTAGTCTATAAAAAGAACTACGCCATTACCGGCGTTTACGGGCCGAGGCTTTCGCAATCTGTTTCGATTCCTCGTAGTAGCCACCATAATTGCTGTAGCCATAGCCGTAGCCATACTGATACGATTCGCCACCACCTACGGCATTGAGAATCAGGTTCAATCGCTGGAATCGATTTTCTTTATACAACGTGTCGATCATGCGCAGATAGGCCTTGGGCGTGTGTTCGTGGCGAACCATAAACATGGTTGCATCTACATGAGGGGCTATTAGCTGGGCATCGGTAACCAGCCCAACCGGGGGCGAGTCGACAATGATATAGGCGAATCGTTCGCGCAGTTCGCGGAATAACCGCTCAAGCGCGGGGCTGCTCAAAAGCTCGGCCGGGTTGGGCGGAATGGGCCCACAAGTGATGATGTTGTAGTTCGGGAACCCCGGAATTGGCTGCAAAACCTCGTCCAGCGTGGATTCCTGAATCAGGTAATTGCTAATACCAACATTGTTGGAAAGGCCAAGCACCGAATGAATTTTGGGCTTCCGGAGATCCATTTCCAGAATGACCGTTGGGCGGTCGACCAGTGCCAGGCTGGCTCCCAGGTTCAACGACAGAAAGGATTTGCCTTCGCCACTGATGCTGGAGGTGAACATAATAACCTGGCTATCGGTTGGGTTGCTGCGCAAAAACTGAAGGTTGGTGCGTAATGAGCGAATCTGTTCGGCAATAACCGACCGTTGGCCCGAAACCATAACCAGCGGATCGAGGTTGCGGCTGGCAACAATTTCGCCCAGAATCGGTACCTGCGAAATAGCTTCTACATCAGACCGGCGGTTTACCCGATTGTTGAGGGCATCGCGGGCACCCAGCACACCAATCGGCAGCAGTAGTCCCAAAGCGCCAAAGAGCATGAAAATGGTTCGCTGAACTGGTTTCACAGGGTCGGGCTCACTGCTTGGCGGATCGATGGTGCGGCTGTCGGCCACGGTCGATGCATAGGAGAGGGCCGTTTCTTCGCGCTTTTCGAGCAGGTATGTATAGAGGTTGTTTTTGATCAGCTGTTGCCGGGTAATATTGACCAGCGCCCGCTCCTTATGCGGAATTGTGCGAATTTGCCCTTCCAGTTCGCGGTTGGTGGCTTTCAGCTTCGACTGGGTGCTCATCAGAGTCTGCTTCACATTGGCAATATTATCGCTCAGGCTGGTTTTAGTGGTTTTGATCTGGCTATCGAGCGACTGGAAAATTGGGTTGTTGGGCGAGGTGGTTTTGCTCAGTTGCTCGCGTTGCAGCTCCAGTTCGGCCAGTTTGCCGACCAGACCCGTCAGTATGGGATCGTTGATCGAAACCATAGCCGGGGCCACTCCCCGTTCGCCCGATTTACTGTCGACATAGCGT harbors:
- a CDS encoding glycosyltransferase family 2 protein, encoding MTAPAMPKVSVVTPSYNQGQFIEATIRSVLNQTYPNIEYIIVDGNSTDNTMAIVDKYCNKIDVVIHEKDRGQSDAINKGFRAATGELVGWINSDDLLYPDCVERIVTLYQQHPGGSIYYGSRVDWIDGQGNFIETRQVAIPNKAHLLNKNYDVMQPGSFYPTELIRAVNYVDETIHYCMDLDLWLRLLNHGPIYYYSDKSAACYRRWEATKTSTGGHLFMRDIGRVLRRHGAEPYSQALIKTRYRAFKSLVKASLL
- a CDS encoding acyltransferase, whose protein sequence is MIQLIRRVLNLIRTSWQAIQNALFYQRIKLFYPNVTLGKNIQLYGRLVWKVAPGAKVVIGDNVVFRSATKHNAIGLYNPVIISVANGASLYIDHDCGFSGTSINVADSITIGPYCNLGGNTCLWDNDFHPLDYQLRRIQLEGFRKASIQIGADAFIGANSIVLKGVTIGERAIIGAGSVVTRSIPADQIWAGNPARFIRNVSAVLPVEAIQPVYSL
- a CDS encoding glycosyltransferase is translated as MKKGVSVVICCYNSASRLPETLGHLRNQRVPTDLNWEVVLVDNNSSDNTAQAAHQLWDSYLTDIPLRVVNEPNQGLIHARMTGVREARYEYLIFCDDDNWLCNSYITDSYRIMESNDLIGACGGRGAPVFGGEKPTFFDGCVHGYALGPQGRAEGQVIGNTLYGAGLVVRRSVILRVLDSGFQTRLSGRSGKSLSAGDDGELTTLIKILGYQLWYSPYLEFEHYLPEGRLQWSYITRMFRQFGKGNGVLQPYYALAERTNERSWTYHFLRRIYYTLRRLTAPTTIREKYIILLMDATMLTTMVSQRKYFGSTMQDLLRVKENYRALTPQAILNRP
- a CDS encoding flippase yields the protein MIKSIQRKVKNGLAQRLDINNAETATILKNIGWLLQGKLINYILIFAVGIYTINRLGPERYGVFTYCYALSSFFTTLVGFGLREIVIRELAKNNDNRQIIVGTAAGLMAGLSLIAYVLVIGVVYLLRPGDDFSHQLVALLGVSILVVPLTVFSFYFDAQLQSKKAVGATNMGSLSTSAAKITVATLSKNLFLYGLATLTESVVTAISLLYLAVKEQLVNGLRFDRNFARLLLRDSWPLAVSNMAIWLYMRVDQILVRDMAGDFESGIYATANRFVDAVYFIPVIIQSSFLPKIVKAHQNSQEDFLKTLAHVHRIMIGVAYVLIAGFVLFIKPFIVFFLGNRFEASADVSLLLIITLLFVAIGVARNAYVYTLNLSHLFLRITLIGSVINIGLNFLLIPRYGAYGAAVAVLITQIYVTVLSSFFHKPLRPSGKIALRALLLQG
- a CDS encoding sugar transferase, whose product is MLDLSLSSLNDPAIINESLPAGKNVTIKSSRRYKWGKRLFDILVASLVTITLLIWLVPIIGLLIRITSPGPILFMQLRTGRNGRPFRCLKFRTMSYERNAQFRQASKNDHRVTRIGRFLRKSNLDELPQVFNVLLGHMSIVGPRPHPIQLDAQHWKTLPGYPGRYAVKPGITGLAQSRGCRGETAKIIDMQHRVKYDHFYICKQSLPLDLKICFWTAHKMIKGDEKAH
- a CDS encoding polysaccharide biosynthesis tyrosine autokinase, which encodes MSNQNNYAYSPYQVYEIENTPNLRLLFMRYARQWKWFVLSLLVAGAGAYAYLQYQTPIYKIQTSLLIKDDKKGLSEENILKEMDIFAPKKVIENEMEILRSRALMSKVVESLGLDVQYFSPTKTIKREIFDEAPIRLIVEQANPALYETDLELYVISPGKVRINDTDYPVNQSINTPYGRLRIFPRHQLRVSSEPLIVHALPKRQAVNNYLKNLTIEPSSKASTVLQMTLEDPVPHKGEAILDKLISEYNQAAIVDKNVAASNTLNFIEERLRLISGELSTVEKGVESYKSAEGITDLSSQAKVFLETVKENDNQLNQTTIQLGAIQDIERYVDSKSGERGVAPAMVSINDPILTGLVGKLAELELQREQLSKTTSPNNPIFQSLDSQIKTTKTSLSDNIANVKQTLMSTQSKLKATNRELEGQIRTIPHKERALVNITRQQLIKNNLYTYLLEKREETALSYASTVADSRTIDPPSSEPDPVKPVQRTIFMLFGALGLLLPIGVLGARDALNNRVNRRSDVEAISQVPILGEIVASRNLDPLVMVSGQRSVIAEQIRSLRTNLQFLRSNPTDSQVIMFTSSISGEGKSFLSLNLGASLALVDRPTVILEMDLRKPKIHSVLGLSNNVGISNYLIQESTLDEVLQPIPGFPNYNIITCGPIPPNPAELLSSPALERLFRELRERFAYIIVDSPPVGLVTDAQLIAPHVDATMFMVRHEHTPKAYLRMIDTLYKENRFQRLNLILNAVGGGESYQYGYGYGYSNYGGYYEESKQIAKASARKRR